Part of the Pelmatolapia mariae isolate MD_Pm_ZW linkage group LG3_W, Pm_UMD_F_2, whole genome shotgun sequence genome is shown below.
CACATGCTGCAGACAGTGCAAACTGCACGAATCATCTCTGTCATCACCTGGGTTTTTCTCCTGGTTCCAACAGTCGTCTATGTTATCATTTTTTTCAGCTCCCAGGAACCTCTGACCTTTAATCCTAGCTGCTGCGTTCACCTGTTTACTCCATCAGTCAGCCTGTTGTTCAGAATTCTCCACACATTCTCTGCAATCATCTTCCTCTTGGTCTTCATATCCACGGTCTTCTTCTACTACAGCATCTTCTGCAGGGTTTTGGAGGCACAGCAGAAGCAGCTGACCTCCTCTGGCTCTGAGAAGCTGGTGAAGTATCGCAGGAACGTGTTGGTGCTGGTCAGcatcttctgtgtttgtt
Proteins encoded:
- the LOC134623953 gene encoding G-protein coupled receptor 87-like; the protein is MGYIAANRIIHPSGTHMLQTVQTARIISVITWVFLLVPTVVYVIIFFSSQEPLTFNPSCCVHLFTPSVSLLFRILHTFSAIIFLLVFISTVFFYYSIFCRVLEAQQKQLTSSGSEKLVKYRRNVLVLVSIFCVCFVPFHLVHLPFTFLWSDDSVGPVLFYLKEVTTMVSVFNICLDPLVYFFLSNTFGEKVRAKHPTTNEENKSSKDKLDIITLEQVTQTS